The Neomonachus schauinslandi chromosome 11, ASM220157v2, whole genome shotgun sequence genome contains a region encoding:
- the LOC110586272 gene encoding LOW QUALITY PROTEIN: phosphatidylserine synthase 1-like (The sequence of the model RefSeq protein was modified relative to this genomic sequence to represent the inferred CDS: substituted 2 bases at 2 genomic stop codons), translating to MVSCVGSRTLSKDDVNYKMHFRMINEQQVEDITIDFYRPHTITLLSFTIVSLMYFAFTQDDSVPEDNIWRGILSVIFFFLIISVLAFPNGPFTRPHPALWRMVFGLSVLYFLFLVFLLFLNFDQVKSLMYWLDPNLRYATREADIMEYAVNCHVITWERIISHFDIFAFGHLWGWAMKALLIHSYGLCWTISITWELTEFFFMHLLPNFAECWWDQVILDILLCNGGGIWLGMVVCRFLEMRTYHWASFKDIHTTTGKIKRAVLQFTPASWTYVXWFDPKSSFQRVAGIYLFMIIWQLTELNTFFLKHIFVFQASHPLSWCRILFIGGTTAPTGRXYYAYLTDTQCKSVGTQCWVFGVIGFLEAIVCIKFGQDLFSKTQILYVVLWLLCVAFTTFLCLYGMVWYAEHYGHREKTYSECEDGTYSPDISWSHGKGSKGSEDSPPKHPGNHESHSSRRRNRHSKSKVTNGVGKK from the coding sequence ATGGTGTCCTGTGTGGGGAGTCGGACCCTGAGCAAAGATGATGTGAACTACAAGATGCATTTCCGGATGATCAATGAGCAGCAAGTGGAGGACATCACCATCGACTTCTACCGGCCGCACACCATCACCCTGCTCAGCTTCACTATCGTCAGCCTGATGTACTTCGCCTTCACCCAGGATGACTCTGTCCCAGAGGACAACATCTGGAGGGGCATCCtctctgtcattttcttcttccttatcaTCAGTGTGTTAGCTTTTCCCAATGGCCCATTTACTCGACCTCATCCGGCCTTATGGAGAATGGTTTTTGGACTCAGTGTGCTCTACTTCCTTTTCCTGGTATTCCTCCTCTTCCTGAACTTCGATCAGGTTAAATCCCTGATGTACTGGCTGGATCCAAATCTTCGATACGCCACAAGGGAAGCAGACATCATGGAGTACGCTGTCAACTGTCACGTTATCACCTGGGAGAGGATTATCAGCCATTTTGATATATTTGCGTTTGGACATTTGTGGGGCTGGGCCATGAAGGCCTTGTTGATCCATAGTTATGGTCTCTGCTGGACaatcagtatcacctgggagctAACTGAGTTTTTCTTCATGCACCTGCTGCCCAATTTCGCCGAGTGCTGGTGGGATCAGGTCATCCTGGACATCCTGCTGTGCAATGGCGGCGGCATCTGGCTGGGCATGGTCGTTTGCCGCTTTCTTGAGATGAGGACCTACCACTGGGCCAGCTTCAAAGACATCCACACCACCACCGGGAAAATCAAAAGAGCCGTGCTCCAGTTTACCCCTGCTAGTTGGACCTACGTTTGATGGTTTGACCCCAAATCTTCATTTCAGAGAGTGGCTGGAATATACCTTTTCATGATCATCTGGCAGCTAACTGAGTTGAATACCTTCTTCTTGAAACATATCTTTGTGTTCCAAGCCAGTCATCCATTAAGTTGGTGTAGAATTCTCTTCATTGGTGGCACCACAGCTCCCACAGGGAGGTAGTACTATGCTTACCTCACTGACACACAGTGCAAAAGCGTAGGAACACAGTGCTGGGTGTTTGGGGTCATTGGTTTCCTGGAAGCTATCGTGTGCATAAAATTTGGACAAGATCTCTTCTCTAAGACCCAAATACTCTATGTTGTGCTTTGGCTTCTTTGTGTTGCTTTCACCACCTTCCTGTGTCTCTATGGCATGGTTTGGTATGCAGAGCACTATGGTCACCGAGAAAAGACGTACTCAGAGTGTGAAGATGGCACCTACAGTCCAGACATCTCCTGGTCTCATGGGAAAGGCTCAAAAGGTTCTGAGGACAGCCCACCCAAGCATCCAGGCAACCACGAAAGCCACTCTTCCAGAAGAAGGAATCGACATTCCAAGTCAAAAGTCACCAACGGAGTggggaagaaatga